Proteins found in one Deltaproteobacteria bacterium genomic segment:
- a CDS encoding PD40 domain-containing protein, giving the protein MPGTNRFRKTRSITLSLLTLAVLSTMVLGACSGGSDDSAPGTPLSVTTVPLTPELPYSLKIVDVSVTSDGGWVVYVAYTGGKSRLFSVPLSGGEPVELTVDVPRDMDIDTYPIRLVGGGEWVVFGASVAYDEHFLFSVPVQGGPLVLLDEDPFYWLSASRDFHSFEVSPDGSRAIYNTEETFDIRSVPVADGPILTLNDLPPQAHFIISPTSDRVVYQGRYDKETLDSFFSVPIAGGEPVLLVSHVSRHPLYSGYYFTGDGNWFMFAEYYEQGHRVRSVPVEGGPAVVLATSVEEIYPMSSPDGQWVAFNSKETDQSPWRLFIVRPDGSDLRRIGEALEGSFSIRXXVFNITGELTGRFAGETDFAFSLDDGRIIPLDYPSHDAGVKAPDSIRMSPVSTHMLAGFTHSPTQEKVFYTVPLTGEPPTLVSTSDEAIFSPDGRYVLCSTGVLVPVDGGPEVDITESVSADLYWPDDNPNFIIGPDGRPEVVWIDRAENPDDFSVIYATTLTGGPYGAHQ; this is encoded by the coding sequence ATGCCCGGAACAAACCGGTTTCGCAAAACGCGGTCGATCACGCTGTCCCTTTTGACCTTGGCCGTGCTGTCGACTATGGTCTTAGGCGCATGCTCCGGCGGATCGGACGATTCAGCACCTGGAACACCCCTCAGCGTGACCACCGTCCCGTTGACCCCTGAATTGCCGTATAGCCTCAAGATCGTCGACGTTTCGGTCACATCGGACGGAGGGTGGGTCGTCTACGTTGCGTACACCGGCGGCAAAAGTAGGTTATTCAGCGTCCCTCTTTCAGGAGGGGAACCTGTTGAATTGACCGTAGATGTGCCCAGAGACATGGATATCGACACATATCCGATCCGTCTCGTCGGCGGCGGAGAATGGGTGGTGTTCGGGGCTTCCGTAGCGTACGACGAGCACTTCTTGTTCTCGGTCCCTGTTCAAGGGGGGCCTCTCGTTCTATTAGACGAAGACCCGTTCTACTGGCTGTCGGCGAGCCGCGATTTTCACTCTTTCGAGGTTTCCCCGGACGGGAGCCGGGCTATCTATAATACGGAAGAGACCTTTGACATTCGAAGCGTGCCTGTTGCTGATGGCCCGATCCTGACCCTGAACGACCTGCCGCCGCAGGCGCACTTCATCATCAGCCCAACCAGCGACCGGGTAGTCTACCAGGGCAGATATGATAAGGAAACCCTCGACTCTTTTTTCAGCGTCCCCATCGCCGGTGGGGAGCCGGTACTCCTGGTATCCCATGTTTCGCGCCATCCTTTATATTCCGGTTACTACTTCACGGGGGACGGAAACTGGTTTATGTTCGCGGAATACTACGAACAAGGCCACAGAGTACGCAGCGTTCCGGTTGAGGGCGGACCTGCGGTCGTGTTGGCTACGAGTGTCGAGGAGATCTATCCGATGTCAAGCCCCGACGGGCAGTGGGTTGCTTTCAACTCCAAAGAGACTGATCAGAGCCCCTGGCGGCTTTTTATCGTTCGCCCCGACGGCAGCGATTTGCGCCGGATCGGCGAAGCGTTGGAAGGATCGTTCAGCATCCGNNNNNNNGTATTCAACATAACGGGAGAGCTGACCGGCCGTTTCGCCGGTGAAACCGACTTTGCGTTTTCCTTGGACGACGGCCGGATCATCCCTCTGGACTATCCGTCGCATGACGCGGGTGTCAAGGCGCCGGACAGCATCCGGATGAGCCCCGTTTCGACGCATATGCTGGCTGGATTCACCCATTCTCCCACGCAGGAGAAAGTATTCTATACTGTGCCCTTGACGGGCGAGCCTCCAACTTTAGTTTCCACATCAGACGAAGCGATATTCAGTCCCGACGGGCGGTACGTCCTGTGCTCCACCGGCGTACTTGTTCCGGTAGACGGCGGTCCCGAGGTGGACATTACGGAGAGCGTTTCCGCCGACCTCTATTGGCCGGATGACAATCCCAATTTTATTATCGGGCCGGATGGCCGCCCCGAGGTCGTGTGGATCGACAGAGCAGAAAACCCGGACGATTTCAGCGTGATTTATGCCACCACGCTTACCGGGGGACCCTATGGGGCGCATCAATAA
- a CDS encoding class I SAM-dependent rRNA methyltransferase — MSHLVLKPGREKSVRRRHPWIFSGAVSQTKGSPAPGSVVRVLDANGDFLAWGYYNGQSKIQVRLLEWSEDVRIDGTWWRRRLEDSILRRAALANRSDLDSYRLVNAEADLLPGLVVDRYGDFLVLQPLTAGIQRIKHELAECLDALLRPTGVYEKGDSWSLSLEGVDAESGVLRGEEPPDRVCICECGHRFWVDLKRGQKTGFFLDQRFNRDAVARYAQGKRVLDCFAYTGAFSVYAAAAGAVSVTRVEGSSEAFALSEENLRLNGLVSADRESCEGNAFEVLRGFRDRAHTFDMVVLDPPKFAHARSTIESAARGYKDINLLAIKLLLPEGILATFSCSGNVSADRFQRIVSEAATDAGRQVQVLDQLAHGPDHPTLLSFPESMYLKGLICRVL, encoded by the coding sequence ATGTCGCATCTTGTCTTAAAACCGGGGCGGGAAAAATCCGTCCGAAGACGACATCCATGGATTTTTTCGGGAGCGGTATCGCAGACCAAGGGTTCCCCGGCGCCGGGCAGCGTGGTCAGGGTATTAGACGCAAACGGCGATTTTCTGGCATGGGGGTACTATAACGGCCAATCCAAGATTCAGGTCCGGCTTCTGGAATGGAGTGAGGATGTCCGCATCGACGGAACATGGTGGCGCCGGCGGCTTGAAGATTCCATTCTGAGGCGCGCCGCGCTCGCGAACCGATCCGATCTGGACTCCTACCGGCTGGTCAATGCGGAAGCGGATTTGTTGCCGGGCCTGGTGGTGGACCGTTATGGCGATTTCTTGGTCCTGCAGCCCCTCACGGCTGGGATTCAGCGAATCAAGCACGAGCTCGCCGAATGTCTCGACGCTCTACTCCGCCCGACGGGTGTGTACGAGAAGGGGGACAGTTGGTCGCTTTCGTTGGAGGGCGTCGATGCGGAATCCGGCGTGCTCCGCGGCGAGGAACCGCCCGATCGGGTGTGCATTTGCGAATGCGGCCATCGTTTTTGGGTGGATCTCAAGCGAGGCCAGAAAACCGGCTTCTTTCTGGACCAACGTTTCAATCGAGACGCCGTGGCCCGATACGCGCAAGGAAAGCGGGTTCTCGACTGTTTCGCCTACACGGGCGCCTTCTCGGTGTATGCAGCCGCGGCCGGCGCTGTTTCCGTTACCAGGGTTGAGGGGTCTTCCGAAGCCTTTGCATTGAGTGAAGAGAATCTCCGGTTGAACGGGCTCGTCTCAGCAGACAGAGAATCCTGTGAGGGCAACGCATTCGAGGTCCTGAGAGGATTTCGGGATCGCGCCCACACATTCGATATGGTGGTTCTGGATCCACCCAAGTTTGCTCACGCCCGTTCAACAATCGAAAGCGCGGCGCGTGGCTACAAGGATATCAATTTGTTGGCCATCAAGCTGTTACTTCCGGAGGGTATCCTGGCGACGTTTTCGTGTTCGGGGAATGTGTCCGCCGATCGGTTTCAACGAATCGTCTCCGAGGCGGCGACGGATGCAGGCAGGCAGGTCCAGGTCCTCGATCAATTGGCGCATGGTCCGGACCATCCCACTCTGCTGTCTTTCCCGGAGTCTATGTATCTGAAGGGCCTGATCTGTAGAGTGCTCTGA
- a CDS encoding rubrerythrin, which produces MPEFANPFSGLASDRKVTHEELIRAIRYMVAAEYEAVQLYVQLAESADNELAKDVLYDIADEERVHAGEFLRLLKELAPDEEGMYVKGAKEVEEMIEKLKK; this is translated from the coding sequence ATGCCTGAATTCGCTAACCCCTTCTCCGGATTGGCGTCGGATCGGAAGGTTACTCACGAAGAGCTCATTCGCGCTATCCGCTATATGGTCGCGGCGGAGTATGAAGCGGTTCAACTCTACGTGCAGCTTGCGGAGTCCGCGGACAACGAATTAGCCAAAGACGTGCTCTACGACATCGCCGACGAGGAACGCGTGCATGCGGGAGAGTTCCTCCGCCTTCTCAAGGAACTGGCTCCCGATGAAGAAGGAATGTATGTCAAAGGAGCGAAAGAAGTAGAGGAAATGATCGAAAAACTAAAGAAGTAG